One Drosophila subobscura isolate 14011-0131.10 chromosome U, UCBerk_Dsub_1.0, whole genome shotgun sequence DNA window includes the following coding sequences:
- the LOC117900478 gene encoding uncharacterized protein LOC117900478, whose protein sequence is MVSKISCVTAGVLHLIGASFFVPQPQDQCSAAPKLGSFMFLLATLLFLGNSQVIPRRYMQMAPGIISFVELLLTVFVQEWLMHVLWCSMERFIHRMARIFCQNCFWCEFGVETVSTVLMGLSALYVVAEVVCPPKVKATVERTFVRVLDRLPINRGSGSIVERIKDLRFYVRGAIFFFRLTRDQRMLIINVFEVQVERAKRGILEAMQAEQDHYQDIAAESEEEAAGMKKQGEDKESLESSLKNKEPSSEITKLISNTQNQEKPLQIDSLKHPLEFLGEEEPPECLESQDEPPFEF, encoded by the coding sequence ATGGTATCCAAAATCTCTTGTGTGACTGCGGGAGTACTCCATCTGATTGGCGCCTCATTCTTTGTACCTCAGCCGCAGGACCAATGTTCGGCGGCACCCAAGCTGGGCAGCTTTATGTTCCTTTTGGCCACTTTACTGTTTCTCGGCAACTCACAGGTGATTCCCAGGCGATACATGCAAATGGCACCGGGAATCATTAGCtttgtggagctgctgctcaccGTCTTTGTCCAGGAGTGGCTTATGCACGTCCTGTGGTGCAGCATGGAACGCTTCATCCATCGAATGGCGCGAATCTTTTGTCAGAACTGTTTTTGGTGTGAATTTGGTGTGGAGACTGTCTCCACCGTGCTGATGGGTCTCTCCGCCTTGTATGTGGTCGCCGAGGTCGTGTGTCCGCCGAAGGTAAAGGCAACTGTGGAAAGAACGTTTGTCCGGGTCTTGGATCGGTTACCCATTAATCGAGGCAGTGGCTCCATCGTTGAGAGGATCAAGGATCTCCGTTTCTATGTCAGGGGTGCCATATTCTTCTTTCGCCTCACGAGGGATCAAAGGATGCTCATAATTAACGTGTTTGAGGTGCAAGTGGAGCGCGCCAAGCGAGGAATTTTGGAGGCAATGCAGGCAGAGCAAGATCACTATCAAGATATAGCTGCGGAGAGTGAGGAGGAAGCGGCTGGGATGAAGAAACAGGGTGAAGATAAAGAGTCACTGGAATCATCTTTGAAGAACAAGGAACCGTCTTCGGAGATCACCAAGCTAATTTCAAATACACAAAACCAAGAGAAGCCTCTACAGATCGACAGTCTGAAGCATCCTCTAGAGTTCCTAGGAGAAGAAGAACCTCCAGAGTGTCTTGAGAGCCAGGACGAGCCACCATTTGAGTTTTGA